In Chlorocebus sabaeus isolate Y175 chromosome 5, mChlSab1.0.hap1, whole genome shotgun sequence, one genomic interval encodes:
- the E4F1 gene encoding transcription factor E4F1 isoform X4 has translation MEGAMAVRVTAAHTAEAPAEAGREAGEGAVAAVAAALAPSGFLGLPAPFSEEDEDDVHRCGRCQAEFTALEDFVQHKIQKACHRAPQEALPATPATTALLGQEVVPAAPGPDEPITVAHIVVEAASLAADISHAPDLVGGGHIKEVIVGAEAEPGDSEMAEAPGSPHQQGLGLAGEGEPAQVKLLVNKDGRYVCALCHKTFKTGSILKAHMVTHSSRKDHECKLCGASFRTKGSLIRHHRRHTDERPYKCSKCGKSFRESGALTRHLKSLTPCTEKIRFSVSKDVVVSKEDAPAGSGAGAATLGTVTSSVTGEPIETSPVIHLVTDAKGTVIHEVHVQMQELPLGMKTLAPEPPISQELPCSSEGSRENLLHQAMQNSGIVLERTAGEEGALEPAPAAGSSPQPLAEAAPQLPVLEVQPLETQVASEASAVPRTHPCPQCSETFPTAATLEAHKRGHTGPRPFACVQCGKAFPKAYLLKKHQEVHVRERRFRCGDCGKLYKTIAHVRGHRRVHSDERPYPCPECGKRYKTKNAQQVHFRTHLEEKPHVCQFCSRGFREKGSLVRHVRHHTGEKPFKCYKCGRGFAEHGTLNRHLRTKGGCLLEVEELLVSEESPAAATTVLAEDPHTVPLRMMRKPVRPRRSSRAPRRRWTATS, from the exons ATGAGGACGATGTGCACAGATGCGGCCGCTGCCAGGCGGAGTTCACCGCCTTGGAGGATTTTGTTCAGCACAAGATTCAGAAGGCCTGCCATCGGGCCCCTCAGGAGGCCCTGCCTGCCACTCCTGCCACCACAGCGTTGCTGGGCCAGGAG GTGGTGCCGGCAGCCCCAGGCCCAGATGAGCCCATCACTGTGGCCCACATTGTAGTGGAGGCAGCCTCCCTGGCAGCAGACATCAGCCACGCACCTGACCTTGTTG GTGGTGGGCACATCAAAGAGGTCATCGTGGGTGCTGAGGCGGAGCCGGGGGACAGTGAGATGGCCGAGGCCCCGGGCAGCCCCCACCAGCAGGGACTGGGGCTCGCAGGGGAGGGCGAGCCGGCCCAGGTGAAGCTACTGGTGAACAAGGACGGCCGCTATGTGTGTGCACTGTGCCACAAGACCTTCAAGACG GGCAGCATCCTCAAGGCCCACATGGTCACTCACAGCAGCCGCAAGGACCACGAGTGCAAGCTCTGTGGGGCCTCCTTCCGCACCAAGGGCTCACTCATCCGGCACCACCGGCGGCATACGG ATGAGCGCCCCTACAAGTGCTCCAAGTGTGGGAAGAGCTTCCGGGAGTCGGGCGCACTGACCCGGCACCTCAAGTCTCTCACCCCCTGCACGGAGAAAATCCGCTTCAGTGTGAGCAAGGATGTGGTTGTCAGCAAAGAGGATGCACCTGCAG GGTCTGGAGCTGGAGCTGCCACCTTGGGGACAGTCACATCATCGGTGACAGGCGAGCCCATAGAGACTTCACCTGTGATTCACCTGGTGACAGATGCCAAGGGCACCGTCATCCACGAAGTCCACGTCCAGATGCAGGAGCTGCCCCTGGGCATGAAAACCCTGGCCCCGGAG CCCCCCATCTCCCAGGAGCTCCCCTGCTCCAGTGAAGGCAGCCGAGAGAACCTGCTGCACCAGGCCATGCAGAACTCCGGCATCGTCCTTGAGCGCACCGCTGGGGAGGAGGGTGCCCTGGAGCCAGCCCCTGCTGCTGGGTCtagtccccagcccctggcagagGCAGCCCCGCAGCTGCCAGTACTGGAAGTGCAGCCGCTGGAGACA CAGGTGGCCAGCGAGGCCTCAGCGGTGCCCAGAACCCACCCATGTCCTCAGTGCAGTGAGACCTTCCCGACAGCAGCCACCCTGGAGGCCCACAAGAGGGGCCACACCG GGCCGAGGCCGTTCGCCTGTGTGCAGTGTGGCAAGGCTTTCCCCAAGGCCTACCTGCTCAAGAAGCACCAGGAGGTGCACGTGCGTGAGCGCCGCTTCCGCTGTGGCGACTGCGGGAAGCTCTACAAGACCATCGCCCATGTGCGTGGCCACCGGCGTGTCCACTCAGACGAGCGGCCATACCCTTGTCCCGAGTGTGGCAAGCGCTACAAGACTAAG AACGCACAGCAGGTGCACTTCCGGACACATCTGGAGGAGAAGCCGCATGTGTGCCAGTTCTGCAGCCGTGGCTTCCGAGAGAAGGGCTCGCTGGTGCGGCACGTGCGACACCACACAGGCGAGAAGCCATTCAAGTGCTACAAGTGCGGCCGTGGCTTTGCTGAGCACGGCACGCTGAACCGGCACCTGCGCACCAAAG GGGGCTGCCTGCTGGAAGTGGAGGAGTTGCTGGTGTCCGAGGAGAGCCCCGCGGCAGCCACCACCGTCCTCGCTGAGGACCCGCACACGGT GCCGCTGCGGATGATGCGGAAACCAGTGAGGCCACGGAGATCATCGAGGGCACCCAGACGGAG GTGGACAGCCACATCATGA
- the E4F1 gene encoding transcription factor E4F1 isoform X3: MEGAMAVRVTAAHTAEAPAEAGREAGEGAVAAVAAALAPSGFLGLPAPFSEEDEDDVHRCGRCQAEFTALEDFVQHKIQKACHRAPQEALPATPATTALLGQEVVPAAPGPDEPITVAHIVVEAASLAADISHAPDLVGGGHIKEVIVGAEAEPGDSEMAEAPGSPHQQGLGLAGEGEPAQVKLLVNKDGRYVCALCHKTFKTGSILKAHMVTHSSRKDHECKLCGASFRTKGSLIRHHRRHTDERPYKCSKCGKSFRESGALTRHLKSLTPCTEKIRFSVSKDVVVSKEDAPAGSGAGAATLGTVTSSVTGEPIETSPVIHLVTDAKGTVIHEVHVQMQELPLGMKTLAPEPPISQELPCSSEGSRENLLHQAMQNSGIVLERTAGEEGALEPAPAAGSSPQPLAEAAPQLPVLEVQPLETQVASEASAVPRTHPCPQCSETFPTAATLEAHKRGHTGPRPFACVQCGKAFPKAYLLKKHQEVHVRERRFRCGDCGKLYKTIAHVRGHRRVHSDERPYPCPECGKRYKTKNAQQVHFRTHLEEKPHVCQFCSRGFREKGSLVRHVRHHTGEKPFKCYKCGRGFAEHGTLNRHLRTKGGCLLEVEELLVSEESPAAATTVLAEDPHTVLVEFSSVVADTQEYIIEAAADDAETSEATEIIEGTQTEVDSHIMKVVQQIVHQASAGHQIIVQNVTMDEETALGPEAAAADTITIATPESLTEQVAMTLASAISEGTVLATRAGASGTEQATVTMVSSEDIEILEHAGELVISSPEGQLEVQTVIV, from the exons ATGAGGACGATGTGCACAGATGCGGCCGCTGCCAGGCGGAGTTCACCGCCTTGGAGGATTTTGTTCAGCACAAGATTCAGAAGGCCTGCCATCGGGCCCCTCAGGAGGCCCTGCCTGCCACTCCTGCCACCACAGCGTTGCTGGGCCAGGAG GTGGTGCCGGCAGCCCCAGGCCCAGATGAGCCCATCACTGTGGCCCACATTGTAGTGGAGGCAGCCTCCCTGGCAGCAGACATCAGCCACGCACCTGACCTTGTTG GTGGTGGGCACATCAAAGAGGTCATCGTGGGTGCTGAGGCGGAGCCGGGGGACAGTGAGATGGCCGAGGCCCCGGGCAGCCCCCACCAGCAGGGACTGGGGCTCGCAGGGGAGGGCGAGCCGGCCCAGGTGAAGCTACTGGTGAACAAGGACGGCCGCTATGTGTGTGCACTGTGCCACAAGACCTTCAAGACG GGCAGCATCCTCAAGGCCCACATGGTCACTCACAGCAGCCGCAAGGACCACGAGTGCAAGCTCTGTGGGGCCTCCTTCCGCACCAAGGGCTCACTCATCCGGCACCACCGGCGGCATACGG ATGAGCGCCCCTACAAGTGCTCCAAGTGTGGGAAGAGCTTCCGGGAGTCGGGCGCACTGACCCGGCACCTCAAGTCTCTCACCCCCTGCACGGAGAAAATCCGCTTCAGTGTGAGCAAGGATGTGGTTGTCAGCAAAGAGGATGCACCTGCAG GGTCTGGAGCTGGAGCTGCCACCTTGGGGACAGTCACATCATCGGTGACAGGCGAGCCCATAGAGACTTCACCTGTGATTCACCTGGTGACAGATGCCAAGGGCACCGTCATCCACGAAGTCCACGTCCAGATGCAGGAGCTGCCCCTGGGCATGAAAACCCTGGCCCCGGAG CCCCCCATCTCCCAGGAGCTCCCCTGCTCCAGTGAAGGCAGCCGAGAGAACCTGCTGCACCAGGCCATGCAGAACTCCGGCATCGTCCTTGAGCGCACCGCTGGGGAGGAGGGTGCCCTGGAGCCAGCCCCTGCTGCTGGGTCtagtccccagcccctggcagagGCAGCCCCGCAGCTGCCAGTACTGGAAGTGCAGCCGCTGGAGACA CAGGTGGCCAGCGAGGCCTCAGCGGTGCCCAGAACCCACCCATGTCCTCAGTGCAGTGAGACCTTCCCGACAGCAGCCACCCTGGAGGCCCACAAGAGGGGCCACACCG GGCCGAGGCCGTTCGCCTGTGTGCAGTGTGGCAAGGCTTTCCCCAAGGCCTACCTGCTCAAGAAGCACCAGGAGGTGCACGTGCGTGAGCGCCGCTTCCGCTGTGGCGACTGCGGGAAGCTCTACAAGACCATCGCCCATGTGCGTGGCCACCGGCGTGTCCACTCAGACGAGCGGCCATACCCTTGTCCCGAGTGTGGCAAGCGCTACAAGACTAAG AACGCACAGCAGGTGCACTTCCGGACACATCTGGAGGAGAAGCCGCATGTGTGCCAGTTCTGCAGCCGTGGCTTCCGAGAGAAGGGCTCGCTGGTGCGGCACGTGCGACACCACACAGGCGAGAAGCCATTCAAGTGCTACAAGTGCGGCCGTGGCTTTGCTGAGCACGGCACGCTGAACCGGCACCTGCGCACCAAAG GGGGCTGCCTGCTGGAAGTGGAGGAGTTGCTGGTGTCCGAGGAGAGCCCCGCGGCAGCCACCACCGTCCTCGCTGAGGACCCGCACACGGTGTTGGTGGAGTTCTCGTCCGTGGTAGCCGACACCCAGGAGTATATCATTGAG GCCGCTGCGGATGATGCGGAAACCAGTGAGGCCACGGAGATCATCGAGGGCACCCAGACGGAG GTGGACAGCCACATCATGAAGGTGGTGCAGCAGATTGTGCACCAGGCCAGCGCCGGCCACCAGATCATTGTGCAGAATGTCACCATGGATGAGGAGACAGCGCTGGGCCCAGAGGCGGCTGCTGCTGACACCATCACCATCGCAACCCCCGAGAGCCTGACAGAACAGGTGGCCATGACACTGGCCTCAGCCATCAGCGAGGGCACTGTGCTTGCCACCCGGGCAGGGGCGAGTGGCACTGAACAGGCCACTGTGACCATGGTGTCATCAGAGGACATCGAGATCCTGGAGCATGCAGGCGAGCTGGTCATCTCCTCGCCAGAGGGCCAGCTGGAGGTGCAGACGGTCATCGTCTAG
- the DNASE1L2 gene encoding deoxyribonuclease-1-like 2 isoform X4, whose product MSGPRALLAALWALEAARATALRIGAFNIQSFGDSKVSDPACGSIIAKILAGYDLALVQEVRDPDLSAVSTLMEQINRVSEHEYSFVSSQPLGRDQYKEMYLFVYRKDAVSVVDTYQYPDPEDVFSREPFVVKFSAPGSAAQKLVLIPLHAAPHQAVAEIDALYDVYLDVIDKWGTDDWAAIRLRSSEVFKWLIPDNADTTVGNSDCAYDRIVACGARLRRSLKPQSATVHDFQEEFGLDQTQALAISDHFPVEVTLKSHR is encoded by the exons ATGAGCGGGCCCCGGGCCCTGCTGGCCGCGCTCTGGGCGCTGGAAGCCGCCAGGGCCACGGCGCTTCGCATCGGAGCCTTCAACATCCAGAGCTTCGGCGACAGCAAAGTGTCGGACCCGGCTTGCGGCAGCATCATCGCGAAG ATCCTGGCGGGTTATGACCTCGCGCTGGTGCAGGAGGTGCGAGACCCAGACCTCAGCGCCGTGTCCACGCTCATGGAGCAGATCAACAG GGTGTCCGAGCACGAGTACAGCTTTGTGAGCAGCCAGCCCCTGGGCCGGGACCAGTATAAGGAGATGTACCTGTTCGTGTACAG GAAGGACGCGGTGTCTGTCGTGGACACATACCAGTACCCGGACCCCGAGGACGTCTTCAGCCGCGAGCCCTTCGTGGTCAAGTTCTCGGCCCCCGGCTCAG CAGCGCAGAAGCTGGTGCTGATCCCGCTGCACGCGGCGCCGCATCAAGCCGTGGCGGAGATCGACGCGCTCTACGACGTGTACCTGGACGTGATCGACAAGTGGGGCACCGAC GACTGGGCTGCCATCCGCCTGAGAAGCAGTGAGGTCTTCAAGTGGCTCATCCCTGACAACGCCGACACCACGGTGGGCAACTCAGACTGCGCCTACGACCGCATCGTGGCCTGCGGCGCCCGCCTGCGCCGAAGCCTGAAGCCCCAGTCGGCCACTGTGCACGACTTCCAGGAGGAATTCGGCCTGGACCAGACTCAG
- the DNASE1L2 gene encoding deoxyribonuclease-1-like 2 isoform X2 has translation MSGPRALLAALWALEAARATALRIGAFNIQSFGDSKVSDPACGSIIAKILAGYDLALVQEVRDPDLSAVSTLMEQINRVSEHEYSFVSSQPLGRDQYKEMYLFVYRKDAVSVVDTYQYPDPEDVFSREPFVVKFSAPGSAAQKLVLIPLHAAPHQAVAEIDALYDVYLDVIDKWGTDDMLFLGDFNADCSYVRAQDWAAIRLRSSEVFKWLIPDNADTTVGNSDCAYDRIVACGARLRRSLKPQSATVHDFQEEFGLDQTQALAISDHFPVEVTLKSHR, from the exons ATGAGCGGGCCCCGGGCCCTGCTGGCCGCGCTCTGGGCGCTGGAAGCCGCCAGGGCCACGGCGCTTCGCATCGGAGCCTTCAACATCCAGAGCTTCGGCGACAGCAAAGTGTCGGACCCGGCTTGCGGCAGCATCATCGCGAAG ATCCTGGCGGGTTATGACCTCGCGCTGGTGCAGGAGGTGCGAGACCCAGACCTCAGCGCCGTGTCCACGCTCATGGAGCAGATCAACAG GGTGTCCGAGCACGAGTACAGCTTTGTGAGCAGCCAGCCCCTGGGCCGGGACCAGTATAAGGAGATGTACCTGTTCGTGTACAG GAAGGACGCGGTGTCTGTCGTGGACACATACCAGTACCCGGACCCCGAGGACGTCTTCAGCCGCGAGCCCTTCGTGGTCAAGTTCTCGGCCCCCGGCTCAG CAGCGCAGAAGCTGGTGCTGATCCCGCTGCACGCGGCGCCGCATCAAGCCGTGGCGGAGATCGACGCGCTCTACGACGTGTACCTGGACGTGATCGACAAGTGGGGCACCGAC GACATGCTGTTCCTGGGGGACTTCAACGCCGACTGCAGCTATGTGCGGGCGCAGGACTGGGCTGCCATCCGCCTGAGAAGCAGTGAGGTCTTCAAGTGGCTCATCCCTGACAACGCCGACACCACGGTGGGCAACTCAGACTGCGCCTACGACCGCATCGTGGCCTGCGGCGCCCGCCTGCGCCGAAGCCTGAAGCCCCAGTCGGCCACTGTGCACGACTTCCAGGAGGAATTCGGCCTGGACCAGACTCAG
- the DNASE1L2 gene encoding deoxyribonuclease-1-like 2 isoform X1: protein MSGPRALLAALWALEAARATALRIGAFNIQSFGDSKVSDPACGSIIAKILAGYDLALVQEVRDPDLSAVSTLMEQINRVSEHEYSFVSSQPLGRDQYKEMYLFVYRKDAVSVVDTYQYPDPEDVFSREPFVVKFSAPGSGERAPPLPCRRPAPPLPPGPDARPLPAAAQKLVLIPLHAAPHQAVAEIDALYDVYLDVIDKWGTDDMLFLGDFNADCSYVRAQDWAAIRLRSSEVFKWLIPDNADTTVGNSDCAYDRIVACGARLRRSLKPQSATVHDFQEEFGLDQTQALAISDHFPVEVTLKSHR, encoded by the exons ATGAGCGGGCCCCGGGCCCTGCTGGCCGCGCTCTGGGCGCTGGAAGCCGCCAGGGCCACGGCGCTTCGCATCGGAGCCTTCAACATCCAGAGCTTCGGCGACAGCAAAGTGTCGGACCCGGCTTGCGGCAGCATCATCGCGAAG ATCCTGGCGGGTTATGACCTCGCGCTGGTGCAGGAGGTGCGAGACCCAGACCTCAGCGCCGTGTCCACGCTCATGGAGCAGATCAACAG GGTGTCCGAGCACGAGTACAGCTTTGTGAGCAGCCAGCCCCTGGGCCGGGACCAGTATAAGGAGATGTACCTGTTCGTGTACAG GAAGGACGCGGTGTCTGTCGTGGACACATACCAGTACCCGGACCCCGAGGACGTCTTCAGCCGCGAGCCCTTCGTGGTCAAGTTCTCGGCCCCCGGCTCAGGTGAGcgggccccgcccctcccctgcCGCCGACCCGCCCCTCCCCTTCCGCCGGGACCTGACGCCCGACCCCTTCCCGCAGCAGCGCAGAAGCTGGTGCTGATCCCGCTGCACGCGGCGCCGCATCAAGCCGTGGCGGAGATCGACGCGCTCTACGACGTGTACCTGGACGTGATCGACAAGTGGGGCACCGAC GACATGCTGTTCCTGGGGGACTTCAACGCCGACTGCAGCTATGTGCGGGCGCAGGACTGGGCTGCCATCCGCCTGAGAAGCAGTGAGGTCTTCAAGTGGCTCATCCCTGACAACGCCGACACCACGGTGGGCAACTCAGACTGCGCCTACGACCGCATCGTGGCCTGCGGCGCCCGCCTGCGCCGAAGCCTGAAGCCCCAGTCGGCCACTGTGCACGACTTCCAGGAGGAATTCGGCCTGGACCAGACTCAG
- the DNASE1L2 gene encoding deoxyribonuclease-1-like 2 isoform X3: MSGPRALLAALWALEAARATALRIGAFNIQSFGDSKVSDPACGSIIAKILAGYDLALVQEVRDPDLSAVSTLMEQINRVSEHEYSFVSSQPLGRDQYKEMYLFVYRKDAVSVVDTYQYPDPEDVFSREPFVVKFSAPGSAQKLVLIPLHAAPHQAVAEIDALYDVYLDVIDKWGTDDMLFLGDFNADCSYVRAQDWAAIRLRSSEVFKWLIPDNADTTVGNSDCAYDRIVACGARLRRSLKPQSATVHDFQEEFGLDQTQALAISDHFPVEVTLKSHR, encoded by the exons ATGAGCGGGCCCCGGGCCCTGCTGGCCGCGCTCTGGGCGCTGGAAGCCGCCAGGGCCACGGCGCTTCGCATCGGAGCCTTCAACATCCAGAGCTTCGGCGACAGCAAAGTGTCGGACCCGGCTTGCGGCAGCATCATCGCGAAG ATCCTGGCGGGTTATGACCTCGCGCTGGTGCAGGAGGTGCGAGACCCAGACCTCAGCGCCGTGTCCACGCTCATGGAGCAGATCAACAG GGTGTCCGAGCACGAGTACAGCTTTGTGAGCAGCCAGCCCCTGGGCCGGGACCAGTATAAGGAGATGTACCTGTTCGTGTACAG GAAGGACGCGGTGTCTGTCGTGGACACATACCAGTACCCGGACCCCGAGGACGTCTTCAGCCGCGAGCCCTTCGTGGTCAAGTTCTCGGCCCCCGGCTCAG CGCAGAAGCTGGTGCTGATCCCGCTGCACGCGGCGCCGCATCAAGCCGTGGCGGAGATCGACGCGCTCTACGACGTGTACCTGGACGTGATCGACAAGTGGGGCACCGAC GACATGCTGTTCCTGGGGGACTTCAACGCCGACTGCAGCTATGTGCGGGCGCAGGACTGGGCTGCCATCCGCCTGAGAAGCAGTGAGGTCTTCAAGTGGCTCATCCCTGACAACGCCGACACCACGGTGGGCAACTCAGACTGCGCCTACGACCGCATCGTGGCCTGCGGCGCCCGCCTGCGCCGAAGCCTGAAGCCCCAGTCGGCCACTGTGCACGACTTCCAGGAGGAATTCGGCCTGGACCAGACTCAG